In Syngnathoides biaculeatus isolate LvHL_M chromosome 5, ASM1980259v1, whole genome shotgun sequence, the following are encoded in one genomic region:
- the elp6 gene encoding elongator complex protein 6, which yields MFAELNSILNVSPDHFGTGEFVLLSDRGSDASFLMHHFLGFYLRAGCQVCFIGLAQSLSHYSAVSQRLGVSLSQAKEKGQLVFLEGLNESLAILNPDGVSTGSEAMDFLRNPGAGLRGLFHFVHSSVNHSRGTEVGAGNAGRRPPVLLVDDVSVLLSLGVSVDAVLDFSHYCRATVCSQLKGNVVMLLRCNREEDDYEDVGSDGGLERLRRGLSHQYSLALHVQGLPTGYCRDIHGQVEVCDRRRRADGQQKKMTFQYKVHDRGASFFAPGTSSAVL from the exons ATGTTCGCAGAGCTCAACAGCATCTTGAACGTGAGCCCGGACCACTTCGGCACG GGCGAGTTTGTGCTGCTGTCCGACAGGGGGAGTGATGCCTCCTTCCTCATGCACCACTTCCTCGGATTCTACCTCAGAG CGGGCTGCCAAGTTTGCTTTATTGGTCTGGCGCAGTCGTTAAGTCACTACAGTGCAGTCAGCCAAAGACTG GGCGTGAGTCTTTCTCAGGCGAAGGAGAAAGGTCAGCTGGTGTTCCTGGAAGGACTCAACGAATCCTTGGCCATTCTTAATCCTGACGGTGTGAGCACAGGAAGTGAGGCCATGGATTTCCTCAG GAATCCCGGAGCAGGCCTGCGAGGTCTCTTCCACTTTGTGCACTCCAGCGTCAATCATTCCCGCGGCACAGAGGTTGGGGCAGGCAACGCCGGGCGCAGGCCGCCCGTGCTGCTGGTGGACGACGTGAGCGTGCTGCTGAGTCTTGGGGTCAGCGTGGACGCCGTGCTGGACTTCAGCCATTACTGCCGCGCCACAGTCTGCTCGCAACTGAAG GGCAACGTGGTGATGCTGCTGCGCTGCAACAGAGAAGAAGACGACTACGAGGATGTAGGAAGTGACGGAGGGTTGGAGAGGCTGCGGAGGGGTTTGTCTCACCAGTATAGTCTCGCTCTTCACGTACAAGGTCTCCCGACGGGATACTGCAGGGACATCCACGGCCAG gtgGAAGTGTGCGACAGGAGGAGACGAGCGGACGGTCAGCAGAAGAAAATGACCTTTCAGTATAAAGTCCATGACAGAGGAGCCTCCTTCTTCGCTCCGGGGACATCCAGCGCTGTTCTGTAG